A genomic stretch from Phoenix dactylifera cultivar Barhee BC4 unplaced genomic scaffold, palm_55x_up_171113_PBpolish2nd_filt_p 000824F, whole genome shotgun sequence includes:
- the LOC120107323 gene encoding VQ motif-containing protein 4-like gives MENHNQNPQEREQLSSHPTSPNSTASSSSTSTSSKGVAAAGGATIAAVQVASPPNLQPPTPKSIPRSIESNPYPTTFIQADTSSFKQVVQMLTGSAETAAKHAAANPPPPKNPIPPAAKATGPKKPVFKLYERRSSLKNLKMISPLIPTFLSSAPASPAGGAFSPRKQPEILSPSMLDLHSALVLSPVTPLIPDPFNRSPQTDSSLSPAMSAEERAIAEKGFYLHPSPRNTPRDAEPPRLLPLFPVTSPRISSASASSA, from the coding sequence ATGGAAAACCACAACCAAAATCCTCAGGAAAGAGAGCAGCTGTCATCCCACCCCACCTCCCCAAATTCTACcgccagcagcagcagcaccagCACCAGCAGCAAAGGAGTAGCGGCCGCAGGTGGAGCGACAATTGCGGCAGTACAGGTTGCATCGCCTCCAAATCTACAGCCTCCAACGCCGAAATCCATTCCGAGATCCATCGAATCCAACCCCTACCCCACCACCTTTATCCAGGCCGACACCTCCTCTTTCAAGCAGGTCGTACAGATGCTCACCGGCTCCGCCGAGACCGCCGCCAAGCACGCCGCCGCTAACCCCCCGCCACCCAAGAACCCGATCCCGCCCGCCGCCAAGGCCACCGGCCCCAAGAAACCGGTCTTCAAGCTCTACGAACGCCGCAGCAGCCTCAAGAATCTCAAAATGATCAGCCCGCTCATCCCCACCTTCCTCAGTTCCGCCCCCGCTTCCCCGGCCGGCGGCGCCTTCTCCCCCAGGAAGCAGCCGGAGATCCTCTCGCCGAGCATGCTGGATCTTCACTCGGCCCTGGTCCTCAGCCCGGTCACGCCGCTGATCCCGGATCCCTTCAACCGGTCGCCGCAGACGGACTCGTCGCTGTCGCCGGCGATGTCGGCCGAGGAGCGGGCGATCGCTGAGAAGGGGTTCTACTTGCACCCGTCGCCGAGGAACACGCCGAGGGACGCCGAGCCACCCCGGCTGCTGCCGCTCTTCCCTGTGACGTCGCCGCGAATCTCCTCCGCCTCAGCTTCCTCTGCTTGA